A region of Selenomonadales bacterium 4137-cl DNA encodes the following proteins:
- a CDS encoding FAD-dependent oxidoreductase — protein MNNSYDIVVAGAGPAGLAAAVEAARRGARTLVVDENAKPGGQLFKQIHKFFGSHEHKAGVRGFAIGEKLLAEAAELGVEVWLDSVVWGLFANKVAVLRGGEQITVAAAKIILATGASENAVAFPGAVLPGVMGAGAIQTMINVHRVLPGKRVVMLGSGNVGLIVSYQLLQAGAEVVALVEAMPHIGGYGVHAAKIRRAGVPILVSTTIARAYGDGQVDGVVLARIGDDGRTIDGSETTLAVDTVGVAVGLTPLTELAWLAGCRFVFSPRLGGHVPLHDANMQTTHPGVYVAGDITGVEEASTAMEEGRLAGIAAAEALGLTGAAAAERDKAAVIARMDVLRSGPFGLARRTAKAEILAQGKEAAACRE, from the coding sequence ATGAACAACAGCTACGACATCGTCGTCGCCGGCGCCGGGCCGGCGGGTCTCGCGGCCGCCGTCGAAGCGGCCCGGCGGGGCGCCCGCACCCTCGTCGTCGACGAAAACGCCAAACCCGGTGGCCAACTATTCAAGCAGATCCATAAATTCTTCGGCTCCCACGAGCACAAGGCTGGCGTGCGCGGCTTCGCCATCGGCGAAAAGCTGCTCGCCGAAGCGGCCGAACTCGGGGTCGAAGTATGGCTCGACAGCGTCGTCTGGGGTCTCTTCGCCAACAAAGTAGCCGTCCTCAGAGGCGGCGAACAGATAACGGTAGCGGCGGCCAAAATCATCCTCGCCACCGGCGCCTCCGAAAACGCCGTCGCCTTTCCGGGCGCCGTCCTGCCCGGCGTGATGGGCGCCGGAGCCATCCAGACGATGATCAACGTCCATCGCGTCCTGCCCGGCAAGCGGGTCGTCATGCTCGGCTCGGGCAATGTCGGCCTCATCGTCTCCTATCAGCTCCTTCAGGCCGGAGCCGAAGTCGTCGCCCTCGTCGAAGCCATGCCCCACATCGGCGGCTACGGCGTCCACGCCGCCAAAATCCGCCGCGCCGGCGTTCCAATCCTCGTCAGCACCACCATCGCCCGCGCCTACGGCGACGGGCAGGTCGACGGCGTCGTCCTTGCCAGGATCGGCGACGACGGCCGCACAATCGACGGCAGCGAAACCACCCTTGCCGTCGACACCGTCGGCGTCGCCGTCGGTCTCACCCCCCTTACCGAACTAGCCTGGCTCGCCGGCTGCCGGTTCGTATTCTCGCCCCGGCTCGGCGGCCACGTGCCCCTTCACGACGCCAACATGCAGACAACCCACCCCGGCGTCTACGTCGCCGGCGACATCACCGGCGTCGAAGAAGCCAGCACCGCCATGGAAGAAGGCCGCCTGGCCGGAATCGCCGCCGCCGAAGCCCTCGGCTTGACCGGCGCCGCCGCGGCCGAACGCGACAAAGCGGCGGTAATCGCTCGCATGGACGTGCTGCGCTCGGGGCCGTTCGGCCTCGCCCGCCGCACCGCCAAGGCGGAAATCCTCGCCCAGGGGAAGGAGGCGGCGGCATGCCGGGAGTAA
- a CDS encoding (2Fe-2S)-binding protein translates to MPGVKYSGRLSDSELASVLPPQERLAQGPVAVIECVQEIPCNPCEKACPFGAITVGRDITARPVIDLDKCRGCGLCISRCPGLAIFVVAVGETEATVMLPYEYLPLPAAGDTVDAFDRSGKPVGKARVVKVNTAASLEVTAVVTLAVPAALANVVRNFRPRGRDEVYICRCNEVSESEVRQAVREGARTVAAVKLATRAGMGLCQGRTCRRLVSRIIAEETGQHPADILPATSRPPVRTLSLGALSGGEDDE, encoded by the coding sequence ATGCCGGGAGTAAAATACAGCGGACGGCTCAGCGACAGCGAACTAGCGAGCGTCCTTCCTCCGCAGGAAAGACTCGCCCAAGGACCGGTCGCGGTTATCGAATGTGTCCAGGAAATCCCCTGCAACCCCTGCGAAAAAGCCTGTCCCTTCGGTGCCATTACCGTCGGCCGGGACATTACCGCCCGGCCGGTCATCGACCTCGACAAATGCCGCGGTTGCGGCCTGTGCATCAGCCGCTGCCCCGGTCTCGCCATCTTCGTCGTCGCCGTCGGCGAAACCGAAGCCACCGTCATGCTTCCCTACGAATATCTGCCCCTGCCGGCGGCCGGCGACACCGTCGACGCTTTCGACCGGAGCGGCAAGCCGGTCGGCAAAGCCCGGGTCGTGAAGGTCAACACCGCCGCCAGCCTCGAAGTCACGGCCGTCGTCACCCTCGCCGTACCCGCGGCGCTCGCCAACGTCGTCCGCAACTTCCGGCCGCGCGGCCGGGACGAAGTATACATCTGCCGCTGCAACGAAGTCAGCGAAAGCGAAGTCCGCCAGGCCGTGCGCGAAGGAGCCCGCACCGTGGCCGCCGTCAAGCTCGCCACCCGGGCCGGCATGGGCCTCTGCCAGGGACGCACCTGCCGCCGCCTCGTCAGCCGCATCATCGCCGAGGAAACGGGCCAGCACCCGGCCGACATCCTGCCAGCCACCTCCCGCCCGCCCGTACGCACCCTGTCCCTTGGGGCACTGTCCGGAGGTGAAGACGATGAATAA
- a CDS encoding FAD-dependent oxidoreductase, whose amino-acid sequence MNNKTCDLVVIGGGVIGTAVAYYAAKAGRKVVLLEKDHIAGGTSGACDGFIIMQSKNPGPHLELAMASAAIYRGLAEELDYPIEYEPKGGMIVIENEIQAALMKEHVAKQAVSGLAVEILAAAEARRREPALAPDLWGATYCAADAQVNPIKVAQGFSNAARRLGAEIRAGTEAVGLIADRGRVVGVTTAAGDIYCEYVVVAAGVWTPGLVRPLGLELPIKPRRGQILVTEPLPPTIRHVLLCACYLVAKYRPQDLDPAERHNRLGVGLAIEQTADGGLLIGSTREFAGFDRATTLAGLEAVAAHARHILPGLAGVNIIRAFAGLRPYTPDGLPILGPAEGIPGLIIAAGHEGDGIALAPVTGQRIAACLE is encoded by the coding sequence ATGAATAATAAAACCTGCGACCTCGTCGTAATCGGCGGCGGCGTCATCGGCACCGCGGTCGCGTATTACGCCGCCAAGGCCGGCCGCAAAGTCGTCCTCCTCGAAAAAGACCACATCGCCGGCGGCACCTCCGGGGCCTGCGATGGCTTCATCATCATGCAGTCCAAAAACCCCGGCCCCCACCTCGAACTCGCCATGGCCAGCGCCGCCATCTACCGCGGCCTCGCCGAGGAACTCGACTACCCGATCGAGTACGAGCCCAAAGGCGGCATGATCGTCATCGAAAATGAAATCCAGGCCGCCCTGATGAAGGAGCATGTCGCCAAACAGGCCGTATCCGGACTGGCGGTCGAAATCCTCGCCGCCGCCGAAGCCCGCCGCCGCGAGCCCGCTCTCGCCCCCGACCTGTGGGGCGCCACCTACTGCGCCGCCGACGCCCAGGTCAACCCCATCAAAGTCGCCCAGGGCTTCAGCAATGCGGCCCGTCGCCTGGGAGCGGAAATCCGGGCCGGCACCGAAGCCGTCGGCCTCATTGCCGACCGCGGTCGCGTCGTTGGTGTCACCACCGCCGCCGGCGACATATACTGTGAATATGTCGTCGTCGCCGCCGGCGTATGGACCCCCGGCCTTGTACGACCCCTCGGCCTCGAGCTGCCGATCAAGCCGCGCCGCGGCCAGATCCTCGTCACCGAACCCCTGCCGCCGACCATCCGCCACGTTCTGTTGTGCGCCTGTTACCTTGTCGCCAAATACCGGCCCCAGGACCTCGACCCCGCCGAAAGGCACAACCGGCTGGGAGTCGGCCTCGCCATCGAGCAGACGGCCGACGGCGGCCTCCTCATCGGCTCCACCCGCGAATTCGCCGGCTTTGACCGCGCCACCACCCTTGCCGGCCTCGAAGCCGTCGCCGCCCACGCCCGCCACATCCTGCCCGGGCTGGCCGGCGTCAACATCATCCGCGCCTTCGCCGGCCTGCGCCCTTATACCCCCGACGGCCTGCCCATCCTGGGGCCGGCCGAGGGGATTCCCGGCCTCATCATCGCCGCCGGCCACGAAGGCGACGGCATCGCCCTGGCGCCCGTCACCGGGCAGCGCATCGCCGCCTGCCTTGAATAA
- a CDS encoding NAD(P)-binding domain-containing protein, producing MNNLFRPRPDTRGETMQVGIIGIGRMGRELARRLKDHVELTVFDRDAAFLAAMQNELGLPAAGSIDELAAIGTVILAVPDPEVINCIKDFNQLKTPVTIINIATNVAQHVLEETAVPPVRCINVKFVGHAGEMSLGLDPVVVIDSRPAELVPVAREIFSVVGHVVVGKADIVSFINTTAAEKALEAAVHIEESLRQQGVTDPDIVKSAIRQVAAGVLKAYADQDLGPFARQIVRAVRAKMKK from the coding sequence CTGAACAATCTTTTCAGGCCTCGGCCTGACACCAGGGGTGAAACAATGCAAGTAGGCATCATCGGCATAGGCCGCATGGGCAGGGAACTGGCCCGCCGCCTCAAAGACCACGTCGAACTTACCGTCTTCGACCGCGACGCCGCCTTCCTGGCCGCCATGCAAAACGAACTCGGCCTGCCCGCCGCCGGTTCCATCGACGAACTGGCGGCCATCGGCACCGTCATCCTCGCCGTCCCCGACCCCGAAGTGATAAACTGCATCAAAGACTTCAACCAGCTCAAAACCCCCGTGACGATCATCAACATCGCCACCAACGTAGCCCAGCACGTCTTAGAAGAAACGGCCGTCCCGCCGGTCCGCTGCATCAACGTCAAATTTGTCGGCCACGCCGGCGAAATGTCCCTCGGGCTCGACCCGGTCGTCGTCATCGACAGCCGCCCGGCCGAGCTCGTCCCGGTCGCGCGGGAGATCTTCTCCGTCGTCGGCCACGTCGTCGTCGGCAAAGCCGACATCGTCAGCTTCATCAACACCACCGCCGCCGAAAAAGCCCTTGAAGCCGCCGTTCACATCGAAGAAAGCCTCCGCCAGCAGGGCGTCACCGATCCCGACATCGTCAAAAGCGCCATCCGCCAGGTAGCGGCCGGCGTGCTCAAAGCATATGCGGACCAGGATCTTGGGCCTTTCGCCCGCCAGATTGTCCGAGCCGTCAGGGCTAAAATGAAAAAATAG
- a CDS encoding PLP-dependent aminotransferase family protein: MLLLTVDEQSLEPIYRQIVAQIRDKIAGRVLLPGERLPSTRRLADQLGIHRSTVATAYQELWALGFIDLSPGSRPRVRDRMQFATAADRGDKGLVDWQTVVSPASEAVWRTYRRLDPLGKESTPALINFASMNMDSRLFPLESFRACLDRAVKNHGDALLGYGARAGFPPLREYIARRLQSHGISVTADEILITNGSQQGIDLVFRMIAAPGKTVAIESPTYDYVLPLLRFYGLRPVEIPIRQGGMDLGALAAAIAQERPVLVYTMPTFQNPTGISTGQAHRERLLSLCEQHRIPILEDGFEEEMKYSGRVVLPIKSMDKRQLVIYCGTFSKVLFPGARVGWLAAEKECVERLVAIHRFSELAPSMILQAAIHEFCQSGHYDRHIGRMHRAYRKRMQTAVRALSRHIDPAWAEWTEPSGGFLIWLKLKPAPHPPPDWKTLLAAHGVEATTGGSFFYGETPDTYLRLSISPLNEEEITEGVRRLAAALRQAHHPD, encoded by the coding sequence ATGCTGCTGCTCACCGTCGACGAACAGAGCCTTGAGCCCATCTACCGGCAGATCGTCGCCCAGATCAGGGACAAAATCGCCGGCCGCGTCCTGCTGCCCGGCGAAAGACTTCCCTCCACGCGCCGGCTGGCCGACCAACTCGGCATTCATCGCTCCACCGTCGCCACCGCTTACCAGGAACTGTGGGCCCTCGGCTTCATCGACCTCAGCCCCGGCTCCCGCCCGCGCGTCCGCGACCGCATGCAGTTTGCCACCGCCGCCGACCGCGGCGACAAGGGCCTCGTCGACTGGCAAACCGTCGTATCGCCGGCCAGCGAAGCCGTCTGGCGGACCTACCGCCGGCTCGACCCGCTTGGCAAGGAAAGCACCCCGGCCCTCATCAACTTTGCCAGCATGAACATGGACAGCCGCCTCTTCCCCCTCGAAAGCTTCCGCGCCTGCCTCGACCGGGCGGTGAAAAACCATGGCGACGCCCTTCTCGGCTACGGCGCCCGGGCCGGCTTCCCGCCGCTTCGCGAATACATCGCCCGCCGCCTGCAGAGCCACGGCATCTCCGTAACCGCCGACGAAATCCTCATCACCAACGGCTCGCAGCAGGGCATCGACCTCGTCTTCCGCATGATTGCCGCCCCCGGCAAGACGGTCGCCATCGAATCCCCCACCTACGACTACGTTCTCCCCCTGCTGCGCTTCTACGGCCTGAGACCGGTGGAGATCCCCATCCGTCAGGGCGGCATGGACCTGGGTGCGCTCGCGGCCGCCATCGCCCAAGAGCGGCCCGTCCTCGTGTACACCATGCCCACCTTCCAGAACCCCACCGGCATCAGCACCGGCCAGGCCCACCGCGAACGCCTCCTCTCGCTGTGCGAACAGCACCGCATCCCCATTCTTGAGGACGGCTTCGAAGAAGAAATGAAATACAGCGGCCGCGTCGTCCTGCCGATCAAATCGATGGACAAACGCCAGCTCGTCATCTACTGCGGCACCTTTTCCAAAGTCCTCTTTCCCGGTGCCCGCGTCGGCTGGTTGGCGGCCGAAAAAGAATGCGTCGAGCGGCTCGTCGCCATCCACCGTTTCAGCGAGCTCGCCCCCAGCATGATTCTTCAGGCGGCCATCCACGAATTCTGCCAGAGCGGCCACTATGACCGCCATATCGGCAGGATGCATCGCGCCTATCGCAAAAGGATGCAAACCGCCGTCCGCGCCCTGAGCCGCCACATCGACCCGGCCTGGGCGGAATGGACCGAACCGAGCGGCGGCTTCCTCATCTGGTTAAAGCTCAAGCCGGCTCCCCACCCGCCGCCCGACTGGAAGACCCTGCTGGCCGCCCACGGCGTCGAAGCGACCACCGGCGGCAGCTTCTTCTACGGCGAAACCCCGGATACATATCTGCGGCTTTCCATCTCCCCCCTCAACGAAGAAGAAATCACCGAAGGCGTGCGGCGTCTCGCCGCCGCGCTTCGCCAGGCCCATCACCCGGACTGA
- the pdxS gene encoding pyridoxal 5'-phosphate synthase lyase subunit PdxS — protein MEQGTFRVKAGLAEMLKGGVIMDVTTPEQAKIAEQAGACAVMALERVPADIRAAGGVARMADPTIVQRIMEAVTIPVMAKARIGHFVEARILEALGADYIDESEVLTPADDKFHINKHEFKVPFVCGAKNLGEALRRIGEGAAMIRTKGEPGTGNVVEAVKHIRMVMSEIRLLQNLPEEEVAAFAKNIAAPIELVRETKKLGRLPVVNFAAGGIATPADAALMMQLGCDGIFVGSGIFKSSDPAARAKAIVAATTYHNDPKVLAEISRGLGEAMPGLEISTIAPHERMQERGW, from the coding sequence ATGGAACAAGGTACATTTCGCGTAAAAGCCGGCCTGGCGGAAATGCTCAAGGGCGGCGTAATCATGGACGTAACCACCCCCGAACAAGCTAAGATCGCCGAGCAGGCCGGAGCCTGCGCCGTCATGGCCCTCGAAAGGGTTCCCGCCGACATCCGCGCCGCCGGCGGCGTCGCCCGCATGGCCGACCCCACCATCGTCCAGAGGATCATGGAAGCAGTCACCATCCCCGTCATGGCCAAAGCGCGCATCGGCCACTTCGTCGAGGCCCGGATCCTCGAAGCCCTCGGCGCCGACTACATCGACGAAAGCGAAGTCCTGACTCCCGCCGACGATAAATTCCACATCAACAAACACGAATTCAAGGTCCCCTTCGTCTGCGGCGCCAAAAACCTCGGCGAAGCCCTCCGCCGCATCGGCGAAGGCGCGGCCATGATCCGCACCAAGGGCGAGCCCGGCACCGGCAACGTCGTCGAAGCCGTCAAACACATCCGCATGGTCATGAGCGAAATCCGCCTCCTTCAGAACCTTCCCGAGGAAGAAGTCGCCGCCTTCGCCAAAAACATCGCCGCCCCCATCGAGCTTGTCCGCGAAACAAAGAAACTCGGCCGCCTGCCGGTCGTCAACTTCGCCGCCGGCGGCATCGCCACCCCCGCCGACGCCGCCCTCATGATGCAGCTCGGCTGCGACGGCATCTTCGTCGGCTCGGGCATCTTCAAATCCTCCGACCCTGCCGCCAGGGCCAAAGCCATCGTCGCCGCCACCACCTACCACAACGACCCCAAAGTCCTCGCCGAAATCTCCCGCGGCCTGGGTGAGGCCATGCCCGGCCTGGAGATCTCCACCATCGCCCCCCACGAACGCATGCAGGAGCGGGGCTGGTAA
- the pdxT gene encoding pyridoxal 5'-phosphate synthase glutaminase subunit PdxT: MKIGVLALQGAFREHRWMLERCGAEAVEVRKPEDLDDLAGLVIPGGESTTIGKLLVEWGLMDKIRTRAAAGMAIYGTCAGMILLAREIVGSDQPRLGLMDVAVRRNAFGRQRESFEADLKVPEFGAEPVRAVFIRAPYIESAGPGVKIMAAVGDHIVIARQGNLLATAFHPELTNDDRIHKYFIEMIQGKA; encoded by the coding sequence GTGAAAATCGGCGTACTCGCCCTGCAGGGCGCCTTCCGCGAACACCGCTGGATGCTTGAACGCTGCGGCGCCGAAGCGGTCGAAGTCAGGAAACCGGAAGACCTCGACGACCTCGCCGGCCTCGTCATCCCCGGCGGCGAAAGCACCACCATCGGCAAACTGCTCGTCGAATGGGGCCTCATGGATAAAATCCGCACACGGGCCGCCGCCGGCATGGCCATCTACGGCACCTGCGCCGGCATGATCCTCCTTGCCAGGGAAATCGTCGGCAGCGACCAGCCCCGCCTCGGCCTTATGGATGTCGCCGTCCGGCGCAACGCCTTCGGCCGCCAGCGCGAAAGCTTCGAAGCCGACCTCAAGGTACCCGAATTCGGCGCCGAACCGGTAAGGGCCGTCTTCATCCGCGCCCCCTACATCGAAAGCGCCGGACCGGGCGTCAAAATCATGGCCGCCGTCGGCGACCACATCGTCATCGCCCGCCAGGGCAACCTCCTTGCCACCGCCTTCCACCCCGAGCTTACCAATGATGACCGTATCCACAAATATTTCATTGAAATGATCCAAGGCAAGGCATAA
- a CDS encoding hexokinase, with protein MHIPADTLERIERELTLTPAREEAIVADFRAAMAAGLAGEPSTLRMLPSHLGKPCGDERGLFLALDFGGSNVRVQLVELCGGGRWLVRRQTAAPLKDPAGAYDHTSAAATGEQLFDFLAAQIASLVDGGADYLLGHTFSFPCRQLDLGHAVLLGWTKEIKTAGVEGREVNALLAAALARRGLAGVRPVAVINDTVGTLLAAAYRDPAADIAAICGTGHNTCYYDAARDLVINMESGNFAARPFTRWDDALDAASEHPGTQRLEKMVAGRYLGELVRLILAGLGDPVGQPYSLTTADLADWLANPGQAPSRRRLAALVAGRSARLVAATFRGVLAHIDPGRKTGHTIAVDGSLYEKMPGYAGALAAALGQAPVLVKDGSGVGAAVAAALAASRR; from the coding sequence ATGCACATCCCCGCCGATACCCTTGAGCGCATCGAGCGCGAACTCACCCTCACCCCCGCTAGGGAAGAGGCCATCGTCGCCGATTTCCGCGCCGCCATGGCCGCCGGGCTGGCCGGTGAGCCGAGCACCCTCAGAATGCTGCCCTCCCACCTCGGCAAACCGTGCGGCGACGAGCGCGGTCTTTTCCTCGCCCTCGATTTCGGCGGCAGCAACGTCCGCGTCCAGCTCGTCGAGCTGTGCGGCGGCGGGCGATGGCTCGTCCGCAGGCAGACCGCCGCCCCGCTAAAAGACCCCGCAGGCGCCTACGACCATACCTCCGCCGCCGCCACCGGCGAGCAGCTCTTCGACTTCCTCGCCGCCCAAATCGCCTCCCTCGTCGACGGCGGGGCCGACTACCTCCTCGGCCACACTTTCTCCTTCCCCTGCCGCCAGCTCGACCTCGGCCACGCCGTCCTCCTCGGCTGGACCAAGGAAATAAAGACCGCCGGCGTCGAAGGCCGCGAAGTCAACGCTCTGCTGGCCGCCGCCCTCGCCCGCCGGGGCCTGGCGGGCGTGCGGCCCGTGGCCGTCATCAACGACACCGTCGGTACCCTCCTCGCCGCCGCCTACCGCGACCCCGCGGCCGACATCGCCGCCATCTGCGGCACCGGCCACAACACCTGCTACTACGACGCCGCCCGCGATCTGGTCATCAACATGGAATCCGGCAACTTCGCCGCCCGGCCCTTCACCCGCTGGGACGACGCTCTCGATGCAGCCAGCGAACATCCCGGAACCCAGCGGCTCGAGAAAATGGTCGCCGGCCGCTACCTGGGCGAGCTCGTCCGCCTCATCCTCGCCGGCCTGGGCGACCCCGTCGGCCAGCCTTATTCGCTTACCACCGCCGACCTTGCCGACTGGCTTGCAAACCCTGGCCAAGCTCCCTCGCGCCGCCGCCTCGCCGCCCTCGTCGCCGGGCGTTCCGCCCGGCTGGTCGCCGCCACCTTCCGCGGTGTCCTCGCCCATATCGACCCCGGCCGGAAAACCGGGCACACCATCGCCGTCGACGGCTCGCTGTACGAAAAAATGCCCGGTTATGCCGGGGCGCTGGCCGCCGCTCTCGGTCAGGCCCCCGTCCTCGTAAAAGACGGCTCCGGGGTGGGCGCCGCGGTCGCCGCCGCGCTTGCCGCTAGTCGCCGTTAG
- a CDS encoding 2-dehydropantoate 2-reductase, whose product MKIAIIGAGAMGSLFGGRLALAGEEVWLLDVWEEHVRAINDKGLAIAAADRDIVARPKATTRLEDIGTAELVIVFVKSTATAKAAETALSLLGPDTAVLTLQNGYGNAEAIAAAVGAGRVIAGTTAQGATLLGPGRIMHGGSGETHIGELGGGLTARLEKIAACLTRAGIQTVADDNVASLIWGKLIVNVGINALTGITGLKNGELAEHDETRQVLALAVEEAVRVADAAGVKLPYGDPVEKVLAVAVATAQNRSSMLQDLSGGRMTEIEAINGALVREGERYGVATPVNRVLTLLIKALEKLPRENRP is encoded by the coding sequence GTGAAGATCGCCATCATCGGCGCCGGCGCCATGGGCAGCCTGTTCGGCGGCCGTCTGGCGCTGGCGGGAGAAGAGGTGTGGCTGCTGGATGTGTGGGAAGAGCATGTCCGGGCCATCAATGACAAGGGACTGGCCATCGCCGCCGCAGACAGAGATATCGTCGCCCGCCCGAAGGCGACGACCAGGCTGGAGGATATCGGCACAGCCGAGCTTGTGATCGTATTCGTGAAGTCGACCGCGACCGCGAAGGCCGCCGAAACGGCCCTGAGCCTGCTCGGCCCGGATACGGCGGTGCTGACTCTCCAGAACGGCTACGGCAACGCGGAGGCGATCGCCGCCGCGGTCGGGGCAGGCAGGGTGATCGCCGGCACGACCGCCCAGGGGGCGACGCTGCTGGGGCCGGGGCGGATCATGCACGGCGGCAGCGGCGAGACCCATATCGGCGAGCTGGGCGGCGGACTGACCGCGCGCCTGGAGAAAATAGCCGCCTGTCTGACGCGGGCGGGCATACAGACCGTGGCTGACGACAATGTGGCGTCCCTTATCTGGGGTAAACTGATCGTCAACGTTGGTATCAACGCGCTGACCGGCATCACCGGCCTGAAAAACGGCGAGCTGGCCGAACATGATGAAACCAGACAGGTGCTGGCGCTGGCGGTGGAGGAAGCGGTGAGGGTGGCGGACGCCGCCGGGGTGAAGCTGCCGTACGGCGACCCGGTGGAGAAGGTTCTGGCCGTCGCCGTGGCCACCGCCCAGAACCGTTCTTCGATGCTGCAGGATTTGTCGGGGGGTCGGATGACGGAGATCGAGGCGATCAACGGCGCCCTTGTCCGCGAGGGCGAGCGCTACGGGGTGGCGACGCCGGTCAACCGGGTGCTGACGCTGCTGATCAAGGCGCTGGAGAAGCTCCCCCGCGAGAACCGCCCTTAG
- the panB gene encoding 3-methyl-2-oxobutanoate hydroxymethyltransferase, whose protein sequence is MAKQKVTIPALKEMKEQGKKIRMVTAYDYPTGILVDKTDIELILVGDSLGMVVLGYDGTVPVTMEEMIHHCKATVRGAKNTLIVGDLPFGSYNMSISDAVYNATRMMKEGGADCIKLEGGLPVVETVRAIVNGGVPVMAHIGLTPQTASALGGFKVQGKDAAAAERMINEALKLEEAGAFAIVLEAIPAPLAEIITKKLTIPTIGIGAGVHCDGQVLVTHDLIGLFDRFVPKFVKQYANISQDIVAAFNAYAEEVATGKFPGPEHSFTMKDDVLKRLY, encoded by the coding sequence ATGGCTAAGCAGAAGGTGACTATCCCCGCGCTCAAGGAAATGAAGGAGCAGGGCAAAAAAATCCGCATGGTTACGGCCTACGATTATCCCACCGGCATCCTGGTGGACAAGACGGACATCGAGCTGATCCTTGTCGGCGATTCGCTGGGTATGGTGGTGTTGGGCTATGACGGCACGGTGCCGGTGACGATGGAGGAGATGATCCACCATTGCAAGGCGACGGTGCGCGGCGCGAAGAACACTCTGATTGTCGGCGACCTGCCGTTCGGCTCGTATAATATGAGCATCAGCGACGCGGTGTATAACGCGACCCGGATGATGAAGGAGGGTGGCGCCGACTGCATTAAGCTGGAGGGCGGCCTGCCGGTGGTGGAGACGGTAAGGGCGATCGTCAACGGCGGCGTCCCGGTCATGGCCCATATCGGCCTCACGCCGCAGACGGCTTCGGCGCTCGGCGGCTTCAAGGTGCAGGGCAAGGACGCCGCGGCGGCCGAGCGGATGATCAACGAGGCGCTGAAGCTGGAAGAGGCCGGCGCGTTTGCGATCGTGCTTGAGGCTATTCCCGCACCGCTGGCGGAAATCATTACCAAGAAGCTTACCATCCCGACAATCGGCATCGGCGCGGGCGTCCACTGCGACGGCCAGGTGCTTGTCACCCACGACCTGATCGGCCTGTTCGACCGGTTCGTGCCGAAGTTCGTCAAACAGTACGCAAATATCAGCCAGGATATCGTGGCCGCCTTCAACGCTTACGCCGAAGAGGTCGCGACCGGCAAGTTCCCCGGGCCGGAGCACAGCTTCACGATGAAGGACGACGTGCTCAAACGGCTTTATTAG
- a CDS encoding NUDIX domain-containing protein has product MKINKVSAGLMMFRRRGGTLEIFLAHPGGPYLKNKDWGYWGIPKGEIESGEELLAAAVREFAEETGLTAAGDFMPLGSVVQASGKVVHAWAFEGDWEEERVPASNLFPLEWPPGSGRQQWFPEIDQAAFFPVPLAMRKINRAQGEFIVRLQTLLAKSR; this is encoded by the coding sequence ATGAAAATAAATAAGGTCAGCGCCGGCCTGATGATGTTCCGGCGGCGCGGCGGCACGCTGGAGATCTTTCTTGCTCATCCCGGCGGGCCGTATCTGAAAAATAAGGACTGGGGCTACTGGGGCATCCCCAAGGGCGAGATCGAGAGCGGGGAGGAGCTGCTGGCGGCCGCCGTCCGCGAGTTCGCCGAGGAGACGGGGCTGACGGCGGCGGGCGATTTTATGCCGCTGGGTTCGGTGGTGCAGGCGAGCGGCAAGGTGGTGCACGCGTGGGCGTTCGAGGGCGATTGGGAGGAGGAGCGCGTTCCGGCGAGCAATCTTTTCCCGCTGGAGTGGCCGCCCGGGTCGGGTCGCCAGCAGTGGTTCCCGGAGATCGACCAGGCGGCTTTTTTTCCCGTGCCGCTGGCGATGCGGAAGATCAACCGCGCGCAGGGGGAGTTCATCGTCAGGCTGCAGACACTGCTGGCGAAAAGCCGTTAA